The Arsenophonus sp. genome contains a region encoding:
- the rplR gene encoding 50S ribosomal protein L18 yields the protein MDKKKNRIKRATKTRKKINNLKAIRLVVHRTSRHIYAQIISKNGNKTLVSASSTEKNIKNQVKYTGNKNTAQLIGQIIAERALKKSIQISAFDRSGFKYHGRIQKLAESARKSGLKF from the coding sequence ATGGATAAAAAAAAAAATCGCATTAAAAGAGCTACCAAAACAAGAAAAAAAATAAACAATTTAAAAGCTATTCGTTTAGTTGTTCATCGTACTTCACGTCACATATATGCACAAATTATTTCTAAAAATGGAAATAAAACATTAGTTTCAGCATCTAGTACAGAAAAAAATATAAAAAATCAAGTAAAATATACAGGCAATAAAAATACTGCACAACTAATTGGACAAATCATTGCTGAACGTGCTTTAAAAAAATCAATTCAAATATCTGCTTTTGATCGTTCTGGTTTCAAATATCACGGACGCATTCAAAAATTAGCAGAAAGTGCAAGAAAATCAGGATTAAAATTCTAA
- the rpsE gene encoding 30S ribosomal protein S5 yields MVINEKIYNELKEKLITVSRVAKTVKGGRIFTFTALTVVGNGNGRVGFGYGKAHEVPIAIQKAMEKAKKNMQTIMINKDTLYHPIKGRHTGSLVYMKPAHQGTGIIAGGAIRAVLEVLGIHNVLAKIYGSTNPINVVRATFHALKKMKSPQMIATKRGKTIKEILG; encoded by the coding sequence ATGGTTATAAATGAAAAAATATATAATGAATTAAAAGAAAAATTGATAACGGTTAGTCGTGTAGCAAAAACTGTTAAAGGTGGACGTATTTTTACATTTACTGCATTAACTGTTGTTGGTAATGGAAATGGACGTGTAGGATTTGGATACGGTAAGGCACATGAAGTTCCTATTGCTATTCAAAAAGCTATGGAAAAAGCTAAAAAAAATATGCAAACTATTATGATTAATAAAGATACTTTATATCATCCTATAAAGGGAAGACATACAGGATCTTTGGTATATATGAAACCAGCACATCAAGGAACTGGAATTATAGCGGGCGGGGCTATACGTGCAGTTTTAGAAGTTTTAGGTATACATAATGTACTTGCAAAAATATATGGTTCAACCAATCCTATTAACGTAGTACGAGCAACATTTCATGCATTAAAAAAAATGAAATCACCACAAATGATTGCAACAAAAAGAGGAAAAACTATAAAAGAAATATTAGGATAA
- the rpmD gene encoding 50S ribosomal protein L30, producing MIIMLKIKQIKSSIGRLPKHKKILTALGLHYIGHTVIHKNTPSILGMIKIISYMIKIEEKKNEE from the coding sequence ATAATAATAATGTTAAAAATAAAACAAATAAAAAGTTCTATTGGTCGTCTTCCAAAACATAAAAAAATATTAACTGCTTTAGGATTACATTATATCGGACATACAGTCATACATAAAAATACACCTTCTATTTTAGGCATGATCAAAATCATTTCTTATATGATCAAAATAGAGGAGAAAAAAAATGAAGAATAA